A part of Prolixibacteraceae bacterium genomic DNA contains:
- a CDS encoding TolC family protein, whose amino-acid sequence MKHWVLIVCGFFLFYGAAHAQNSLDYYLQEAMINSPVLEGYRSGNRQNELRVKSVYALYRKPKIGLQGNIVAAPVLAMEGGKTSLSFSPSNNNYWGFDTAVTDGVSYQSLVSISQPLLNSKKLGIEIDGINNQTDINNQNITLSSHDLKKLVVDAYLFAYMHQQRSDHLDGILRLLRSNKAVLERLSQQSLCKPSDISRLAIESTTIKEQQELERGLYYNSLTQLRMLCGIMDSSKVVLTVPLMHKSEFEGLTQFTHLYDLQIRSLEIQKQKMKLPYMPQLNLNASMGLNGIYGRSIYKNVGMDFGVTLSWNIFDGKQLKYHQRTVDIQEDMVGFEKRSFMVQHMNHIVQVNGDLTSCNRRIGLLENQLIEYGDLMNVYQHELAIGSRTVMEYILLLREMASLQVKLSDLMVERKQLINTYNYWNW is encoded by the coding sequence ATGAAACATTGGGTTTTAATAGTGTGTGGGTTCTTTTTGTTTTATGGGGCTGCACATGCACAGAATAGTCTTGATTACTATTTGCAGGAGGCGATGATTAATAGTCCTGTATTAGAGGGATATCGGAGTGGGAATAGGCAAAATGAGCTTCGTGTAAAATCAGTATATGCTCTATATCGGAAGCCTAAAATAGGGTTGCAGGGGAATATTGTGGCAGCACCTGTGTTGGCTATGGAAGGAGGAAAAACATCGTTGAGCTTTAGTCCATCTAATAATAACTATTGGGGGTTTGATACGGCTGTAACAGATGGTGTTTCTTATCAATCACTTGTTTCGATAAGTCAACCGTTGTTGAACAGTAAGAAGTTGGGGATTGAAATTGATGGAATCAATAATCAAACGGATATCAATAATCAAAATATAACGTTATCATCTCATGATCTAAAGAAATTGGTTGTGGACGCTTATTTGTTCGCATATATGCATCAACAAAGATCCGATCATTTAGATGGGATATTGAGGTTATTGCGTTCGAATAAGGCGGTATTGGAACGGTTGTCACAGCAGTCTCTTTGCAAGCCTTCGGATATTTCGAGATTGGCGATAGAGTCTACAACGATTAAAGAGCAGCAAGAGTTGGAGAGAGGCTTATATTATAATTCATTGACTCAACTACGAATGTTATGCGGTATTATGGATAGTTCGAAGGTTGTTTTAACTGTTCCATTAATGCATAAGAGTGAGTTTGAGGGCTTGACACAGTTTACACATCTCTACGATCTTCAAATTAGATCATTAGAGATTCAGAAACAGAAGATGAAGTTGCCTTATATGCCACAGTTAAATTTAAATGCTTCAATGGGACTTAATGGGATTTATGGAAGAAGTATTTATAAGAATGTTGGGATGGATTTTGGGGTAACTCTTTCATGGAATATTTTTGATGGTAAACAGTTGAAGTATCACCAGAGAACCGTAGATATTCAAGAGGATATGGTTGGCTTTGAGAAGCGTAGTTTTATGGTACAACATATGAATCATATTGTTCAGGTTAATGGAGATCTTACGAGTTGTAATCGACGTATCGGGTTGTTGGAAAATCAATTGATAGAGTACGGGGATTTGATGAATGTATATCAGCATGAATTGGCTATTGGTTCGAGAACGGTAATGGAATATATTCTTCTACTCAGAGAGATGGCTTCGTTGCAAGTTAAATTATCGGATTTAATGGTGGAAAGAAAGCAGTTGATAAATACATATAACTATTGGAATTGGTAA